A region from the Rhinoderma darwinii isolate aRhiDar2 chromosome 2, aRhiDar2.hap1, whole genome shotgun sequence genome encodes:
- the TMEM81 gene encoding transmembrane protein 81: protein MLPLCSLFLILFEITGSFTQDMEEFIAVTIPRQMESVSIGAIVEATECSVTCGIGSKIEKRCLVDRSGIQKDCEVVMVECLSNWLCGTQVNTVKVGDHLVMDCQIPPTGTAGGRKLYYWKIAHGIVSNNDLYFRPLKVRNSTIVFVSIEEKDAGTYRCDVQREDDLKLVKRSYFGVRIITPGIIDINYDKYLISKQKLAASAEGLLAQTVEQKVESKGGIYYVGIGSGVGILTGMVVLLLIRCTIRSKKEDFDISSKL from the coding sequence ATGCTTCCGCTGTGCTCCTTGTTTCTAATCCTCTTTGAGATCACCGGTTCCTTTACCCAAGATATGGAAGAGTTTATTGCCGTCACAATACCACGTCAGATGGAAAGTGTTTCTATCGGGGCAATCGTAGAAGCCACAGAATGTAGTGTGACATGTGGAATAGGCAGCAAGATAGAAAAACGTTGCCTTGTGGACAGATCTGGCATTCAAAAGGACTGTGAGGTTGTAATGGTGGAATGTCTCAGTAACTGGCTGTGTGGTACACAAGTCAACACTGTGAAGGTTGGTGATCATTTAGTTATGGACTGTCAGATTCCACCCACTGGAACTGCTGGTGGCCGCAAACTTTACTACTGGAAAATAGCTCATGGGATTGTGAGCAATAATGATCTCTATTTCCGACCACTGAAAGTCAGGAATTCCACCATTGTATTTGTATCCATAGAGGAAAAAGATGCTGGAACTTACCGCTGCGACGTGCAAAGAGAAGATGACTTGAAATTAGTCAAGCGCAGTTACTTTGGAGTTAGGATTATTACCCCAGGAATTATCGATATCAACTATGATAAGTACCTTATCAGCAAACAGAAGTTGGCTGCTTCGGCAGAAGGACTTCTTGCACAGACCGTGGAGCAAAAAGTTGAATCAAAAGGAGGAATATACTACGTTGGAATTGGTAGCGGTGTAGGAATACTGACAGGCATGGTTGTTTTATTGTTGATCCGATGTACAATTAGATCCAAAAAGGAGGACTTTGACATTAGTAGTAAATTGTAA